Proteins encoded in a region of the Capra hircus breed San Clemente chromosome 3, ASM170441v1, whole genome shotgun sequence genome:
- the CNN3 gene encoding calponin-3 codes for MTHFNKGPSYGLSAEVKNKIASKYDHQAEEDLRNWIEEVTGMSIGANFQLGLKDGIILCELINKLQPGSVKKVNESSLNWPQLENIGNFIKAIQAYGMKPHDIFEANDLFENGNMTQVQTTLVALAGLAKTKGFHTTIDIGVKYAEKQTRRFDEGKLKAGQSVIGLQMGTNKCASQAGMTAYGTRRHLYDPKMQTDKPFDQTTISLQMGTNKGASQAGMLAPGTRRDIYDQKLTLQPVDNSTISLQMGTNKVASQKGMSVYGLGRQVYDPKYCAAPTEPVIHNGSQGTGTNGSEISDSDYQAEYPDEYHGEYQDDYPRDYQYGDQGIDY; via the exons ATGACCCACTTCAACAAGGGCCCTTCCTATGGGCTCTCGGCCGAGGTCAAGAACAAG ATTGCTTCCAAGTATGACCATCAGGCAGAAGAAGATCTCCGCAACTGGATAGAAGAGGTGACAGGCATGAGCATTGGCGCCAACTTCCAGCTGGGCTTGAAAGACGGCATTATCCTCTGCGA ACTCATAAACAAGCTCCAGCCAGGCTCAGTGAAGAAGGTCAATGAGTCCTCGTTAAACTGGCCTCAG ttggaGAATATCGGCAACTTTATTAAAGCTATTCAGGCTTATGGCATGAAGCCACATGACATATTTGAAGCAAATGATCTTTTTGAGAATGGAAACATGACCCAGGTTCAGACTACGTTGGTGGCCCTTGCAGGTCTG GCCAAAACAAAAGGATTCCATACAACCATTGACATTGGAGTTAAGtatgcagaaaaacaaacaagacgTTTTgatgaaggaaaattaaaagccGGCCAGAGTGTAATTGGTTTGCAG atGGGAACCAACAAATGCGCCAGCCAAGCAGGTATGACAGCCTATGGGACGAGGAGGCACCTTTATGATCCCAAAATGCAAACTGACAAACCTTTTGATCAGACCACAATTAGCCTGCAAATGGGCACCAACAAAGGAGCCAGCCAG GCGGGAATGTTAGCACCGGGTACCCGAAGAGACATCTACGATCAGAAGCTAACATTACAACCCGTGGACAACTCGACGATTTCCCTACAGATGGGTACCAACAAAGTCGCTTCCCAGAAAGGAATGAGTGTGTATGGGCTTGGGCGGCAAGTGTATGATCCCAAATACTGTGCTGCTCCCACAGAGCCTGTCATTCACAACGGAAGCCAAGGAACAGGAACCAATGGGTCAGAAATCAGTGATAGTGATTATCAGGCAGAATACCCAGATGAGTATCATGGCGAGTACCAAGATGACTACCCCAGAGATTACCAGTATGGTGATCAAGGCATTGATTACTAG